A DNA window from Delphinus delphis chromosome 6, mDelDel1.2, whole genome shotgun sequence contains the following coding sequences:
- the GADD45G gene encoding growth arrest and DNA damage-inducible protein GADD45 gamma, protein MTLEEVRGQDTVPESTARMQGAGKALHELLLSAQRQGCLTAGVYESAKVLNVDPDNVTFCVLAADEEDEGDIALQIHFTLIQAFCCENDIDIVRVGDVQRLAAIVGTGDEAGAPGDLHCILISNPNEDAWKDPALEKLSLFCEESRSVNDWVPNITLPE, encoded by the exons ATGACTCTGGAAGAAGTTCGCGGCCAGGACACGGTTCCCGAAAGCACGGCCAG GATGCAGGGCGCCGGGAAAGCGCTGCACGAGCTGCTGCTGTCTGCGCAACGCCAGGGTTGCCTCACCGCCGGCGTCTACGAGTCCGCCAAAGTTCTGAACGT GGACCCCGACAACGTGACTTTCTGCGTGCTGGCTGCCGACGAGGAGGACGAGGGCGACATTGCGCTGCAGATCCACTTCACTTTGATCCAGGCGTTCTGCTGTGAGAACGACATAGACATCGTGCGCGTGGGCGACGTGCAGAGGCTGGCGGCGATCGTGGGTACCGGCGACGAGGCGGGTGCGCCGGGGGACCTGCACTGCATCCTCATTTCG AACCCCAACGAGGACGCATGGAAGGACCCCGCCTTGGAGAAACTCAGCCTGTTCTGCGAGGAGAGTCGCAGCGTCAACGACTGGGTGCCCAATATCACCCTCCCCGAGTGA